A part of Streptomyces sp. NBC_01235 genomic DNA contains:
- a CDS encoding M23 family metallopeptidase, which produces MFQRVTFRSSRTSLLRTRVAVGAAVLGASVVLGTGVASAAAPAAAPAAAPAAAKTAVSAASWIDPVKKYTLSAGFAQAGAMWQSTHSGQDFAVPSGTKVMAAHGGTVVKAGGNGAGDGPAYGNAIVIKHANGVYSQYAHLSHINVQVGQVVKTGQKIALSGNTGNSSGPHLHFEIRTTANYGSAINPVTFLRAKGVKV; this is translated from the coding sequence ATGTTCCAGCGCGTCACGTTCCGTTCTTCCCGTACGTCCCTGCTCCGCACCCGCGTGGCCGTCGGGGCCGCCGTTCTGGGCGCCTCGGTCGTGCTGGGAACCGGAGTGGCGTCCGCCGCCGCGCCTGCCGCCGCGCCTGCCGCCGCGCCCGCCGCCGCCAAGACGGCCGTCTCGGCCGCCTCCTGGATCGACCCGGTGAAGAAGTACACGCTGTCCGCCGGCTTCGCCCAGGCCGGTGCCATGTGGCAGTCCACCCACAGCGGTCAGGACTTCGCCGTGCCGAGCGGCACCAAGGTCATGGCCGCGCACGGCGGCACCGTGGTGAAGGCCGGCGGCAACGGCGCCGGTGACGGCCCGGCCTACGGCAACGCCATCGTGATCAAGCACGCCAACGGCGTCTACTCGCAGTACGCCCACCTCTCGCACATCAACGTGCAGGTCGGTCAGGTCGTCAAGACGGGCCAGAAGATCGCGCTGTCCGGCAACACCGGCAACTCCAGCGGTCCGCACCTGCACTTCGAGATCCGTACGACCGCGAACTACGGGTCGGCGATCAACCCGGTCACCTTCCTGCGGGCCAAGGGCGTGAAGGTCTGA
- a CDS encoding TetR/AcrR family transcriptional regulator yields MDVTMDGTKQQRRGNTRQRIQDVALELFAEQGYEKTSLREIAERLEVTKAALYYHFKTKEEIIVSIFRDLTKPIEDLIEWGKSQPHTLETKRELIRRYSQALSEASPFFRFMQENQATVRELQIGDSFKDRMRGLRDIIIDPDAPLTDQVRCVSAIFTLHAGMFFLQDLEGDPEDKRKAVLEVAVDLVTQAHQGT; encoded by the coding sequence ATGGACGTCACCATGGACGGCACCAAGCAGCAGCGCCGCGGCAACACCCGCCAGCGCATCCAGGACGTGGCGCTCGAACTCTTCGCAGAGCAGGGCTACGAGAAGACCTCCCTCCGCGAGATCGCGGAGCGCCTCGAGGTCACCAAGGCAGCCCTGTACTACCACTTCAAGACCAAGGAAGAGATCATCGTCAGCATCTTCAGGGATCTGACGAAGCCGATCGAGGACCTGATCGAGTGGGGCAAGAGCCAGCCGCACACCCTGGAGACCAAGCGGGAGCTCATCCGGCGCTACAGCCAGGCCCTCTCCGAGGCGAGCCCGTTCTTCCGCTTCATGCAGGAGAACCAGGCGACCGTGCGGGAACTCCAGATCGGCGACTCGTTCAAGGACCGCATGCGCGGTCTGCGCGACATCATCATCGACCCGGACGCCCCCCTCACCGACCAGGTCCGCTGCGTGAGCGCCATCTTCACGCTGCACGCCGGCATGTTCTTCCTGCAGGACCTCGAAGGCGACCCCGAGGACAAGCGGAAAGCCGTCCTCGAGGTCGCCGTGGATCTGGTGACGCAGGCGCACCAGGGCACCTGA
- a CDS encoding MDR family MFS transporter — protein sequence MADTKTAETGAEKPPRSVRVVLLALMITMMLAMLDNMIVGTAMPTIVGELGGLEHLSWVVTAYTLATAASTPIWGKLGDMFGRKGVFMSSIVLFLIGSALSGMAQNMGELIGFRAIQGLGAGGLMVGVMAIIGDLIPPRERGKYQGMMAGVMALAMIGGPLVGGTITDNWGWRWSFYINLPLGAVSLALISVVLHLPKKRAKAGIDYLGVVLLTVGITSIVLVTTWGGTEYAWTSARIMELIGIGVASLIGFVYWQTRAAEPIVPLHIFRSRNFTLMSLIGFITGFVMFGATLFLPLYQQSVQGASATNSGLLLLPMLGAMLVTSMVAGRVTTNSGKYKIFPVVGSVLMVIGLYLLSTMDTGTSRFTSGVFMAVVGLGMGCLMQITMLVAQNSVEMKDMGVASSSTTLFRTLGSSFGVAIMGALFNNRVQDVMSERAGALGSKITEQSAQLDAASLAKLPVAAREAYQHAVSAGTHSAFLLGAVVAVAALVAAVFVKEVPLKGAGPQKADEATDGTAAVPPTMVETV from the coding sequence ATGGCGGACACAAAGACAGCGGAGACCGGGGCGGAGAAACCACCCAGGAGCGTACGGGTCGTCCTGCTCGCGCTGATGATCACGATGATGCTCGCGATGCTCGACAACATGATCGTGGGCACGGCGATGCCGACGATCGTCGGCGAACTCGGCGGGCTCGAACACCTTTCCTGGGTGGTGACCGCGTACACCCTCGCGACCGCGGCCTCCACCCCGATCTGGGGCAAGCTCGGCGACATGTTCGGACGCAAGGGCGTCTTCATGTCCTCGATCGTGCTCTTCCTGATCGGTTCCGCGCTCAGCGGCATGGCCCAGAACATGGGCGAACTGATCGGCTTCCGCGCGATCCAGGGCCTTGGCGCGGGCGGTCTGATGGTCGGCGTCATGGCGATCATCGGCGACCTGATCCCGCCGCGGGAGCGCGGCAAGTACCAGGGCATGATGGCCGGCGTCATGGCGCTCGCGATGATCGGCGGCCCGCTCGTCGGTGGCACCATCACCGACAACTGGGGCTGGCGCTGGTCCTTCTACATCAACCTGCCGCTCGGCGCGGTGTCGCTGGCCCTGATCAGCGTCGTTCTGCACCTGCCGAAGAAGCGGGCGAAGGCGGGCATCGACTACCTCGGCGTCGTGCTGCTGACCGTCGGCATCACCTCCATCGTCCTCGTCACCACCTGGGGCGGCACGGAGTACGCCTGGACGTCCGCGCGGATCATGGAGCTCATCGGGATCGGCGTCGCCTCGCTCATCGGGTTCGTGTACTGGCAGACCAGGGCCGCCGAGCCCATCGTGCCGCTGCACATCTTCCGCAGCCGCAACTTCACCCTGATGTCGCTCATCGGCTTCATCACCGGCTTCGTGATGTTCGGCGCGACCCTCTTCCTGCCGCTGTACCAGCAGTCCGTGCAGGGCGCCTCCGCGACCAACTCCGGGCTACTGCTCCTGCCGATGCTCGGCGCCATGCTGGTCACCTCGATGGTGGCCGGCCGGGTGACCACGAACAGCGGCAAGTACAAGATCTTCCCGGTCGTCGGCAGCGTCCTGATGGTCATCGGCCTGTACCTGCTGTCGACGATGGACACCGGGACCAGCCGATTCACCTCCGGTGTGTTCATGGCCGTCGTCGGACTCGGCATGGGCTGCCTGATGCAGATCACGATGCTGGTCGCGCAGAACAGCGTCGAGATGAAGGACATGGGCGTCGCGTCCTCGTCCACCACCCTCTTCCGCACGCTCGGCTCCTCCTTCGGCGTCGCGATCATGGGCGCGCTGTTCAACAACCGGGTCCAGGACGTCATGTCCGAGCGGGCCGGTGCGCTGGGCTCGAAGATCACCGAGCAGTCCGCGCAGCTGGACGCGGCCAGCCTGGCCAAGCTGCCCGTGGCGGCGCGGGAGGCCTATCAGCACGCGGTGTCGGCCGGCACGCACTCGGCGTTCCTGCTGGGAGCCGTGGTGGCGGTGGCCGCGCTGGTGGCGGCGGTGTTCGTGAAGGAGGTTCCGCTCAAGGGAGCGGGGCCGCAGAAGGCGGACGAGGCGACCGACGGTACGGCCGCCGTGCCGCCGACCATGGTCGAGACAGTCTGA
- the cseC gene encoding two-component system sensor histidine kinase CseC → MRGMIRQLGPARTERMGIRTGLRWKLSAAIALVGALVAIALSLVVHNAARVSMLDNARDLADERVQIAQRNYEASGRPNFHFPNIKIDDSNLPPALRDKVQEGRRATFVSDRAGGVPDIWAAVPVKDGHVLSLHTGFTDRSTDILNDLDQALVIGSIAVVLGGSALGVLIGGQLSRRLRKAAAAANQVAKGESDVRVRDAIGGVVRDETDDLASAVDAMADTLQERLEAERRVTADIAHELRTPVTGLLTAAELLPPGRPTELVLDRAKAMRTLVEDVLEVARLDGASERAELQDIVLGEFVARRVAAKDPDIEVRVVHESMVTTDPRRLERVLFNLLANAARHGKPPIQVTVEGRVIRVRDHGPGFPEDLLAEGPSRFRTGSTDRAGHGHGLGLTIAAGQARVLGARLTFRNVRPAGAPQHIPAEGAVAVLWLPEHAPTNTGSHPMMP, encoded by the coding sequence ATGCGGGGGATGATCCGGCAGCTGGGTCCGGCTCGCACGGAGCGCATGGGCATCCGTACGGGTCTGCGGTGGAAGCTGAGTGCGGCGATCGCGCTGGTCGGCGCGCTGGTGGCGATCGCGCTCAGTCTGGTCGTGCACAACGCCGCCCGCGTGTCCATGCTGGACAACGCGCGCGACCTCGCCGACGAGCGCGTCCAGATCGCCCAGCGCAACTACGAGGCGTCGGGGAGGCCGAACTTCCACTTCCCCAACATCAAGATCGACGACTCCAACCTGCCGCCGGCGCTGCGGGATAAGGTTCAGGAGGGCCGCCGGGCCACCTTCGTCTCCGACCGCGCGGGCGGGGTGCCGGACATCTGGGCGGCCGTGCCGGTCAAGGACGGGCATGTGCTGTCCCTGCACACCGGGTTCACCGACCGCAGCACGGACATCCTCAACGATCTCGACCAGGCCCTGGTGATCGGCTCCATCGCGGTCGTCCTCGGCGGCAGCGCGCTCGGCGTGCTCATCGGCGGACAGCTCTCGCGCCGGCTGCGCAAGGCGGCCGCCGCTGCGAACCAGGTCGCCAAGGGCGAGTCGGACGTCCGCGTGCGGGACGCCATCGGCGGGGTCGTGCGGGACGAGACCGACGACCTGGCGAGCGCGGTGGACGCCATGGCGGACACACTGCAGGAACGGCTGGAGGCCGAGCGCCGGGTCACCGCCGACATCGCGCACGAGCTGCGCACCCCGGTGACGGGACTGCTGACGGCCGCCGAGCTGCTGCCGCCCGGCCGGCCGACGGAGCTGGTCCTGGACCGGGCGAAGGCCATGCGCACCCTCGTCGAGGACGTGCTGGAGGTGGCCCGCCTCGACGGCGCCTCGGAGCGGGCCGAGCTTCAGGACATCGTGCTGGGCGAGTTCGTGGCCCGGCGGGTGGCGGCCAAGGACCCGGACATCGAGGTACGGGTGGTGCACGAGTCGATGGTCACGACCGACCCCAGGCGTCTGGAGCGGGTCCTGTTCAACCTTCTCGCCAACGCCGCCCGGCACGGCAAGCCGCCGATCCAGGTCACCGTCGAGGGCCGGGTCATCCGGGTCCGCGACCACGGCCCCGGTTTCCCCGAGGACCTGCTCGCCGAGGGGCCGAGCCGCTTCCGCACCGGCAGCACCGACCGCGCCGGGCACGGCCACGGGCTCGGCCTCACCATCGCGGCGGGCCAGGCCCGCGTCCTGGGCGCCCGGCTGACCTTCCGCAACGTACGGCCTGCGGGCGCTCCGCAGCACATACCCGCCGAGGGCGCCGTCGCCGTCCTGTGGCTGCCCGAGCACGCGCCGACGAACACGGGAAGCCACCCGATGATGCCGTGA
- the cseB gene encoding two-component system response regulator CseB: MADQTHVLFVEDDDVIREATQLALERDGFAVTAMPDGLSGLEAFRADRPDIALLDVMVPGLDGVSLCRRIRDESTVPVIMLSARADSIDVVLGLEAGADDYVTKPFDGAVLVARIRAVLRRFGHAGGGDRTEPAASAAGGVLTFGDLEVDTEGMEVRRAGHPVALTPTEMRLLLEFSSAPGTVLSRDKLLERVWDYGWGGDTRVVDVHVQRLRTKIGQDRIETVRGFGYKLKA, translated from the coding sequence ATGGCAGACCAGACCCACGTCCTCTTCGTCGAGGACGACGACGTCATCCGCGAAGCCACCCAGCTCGCCCTGGAGCGGGACGGCTTCGCGGTCACCGCGATGCCCGACGGCCTGTCGGGCCTCGAGGCGTTCCGTGCCGACCGCCCCGACATCGCGCTGCTGGACGTCATGGTGCCCGGCCTGGACGGCGTGAGCCTGTGCCGGCGCATCCGGGACGAGTCCACCGTGCCGGTGATCATGTTGTCGGCGCGCGCCGACTCCATAGACGTCGTCCTCGGCCTGGAGGCCGGCGCCGACGATTACGTGACCAAGCCCTTCGACGGCGCCGTGCTGGTCGCCCGGATCCGCGCCGTGCTGCGCCGCTTCGGTCACGCGGGCGGCGGCGACCGCACCGAGCCCGCCGCCTCCGCCGCCGGTGGTGTGCTGACCTTCGGCGATCTGGAGGTCGACACGGAGGGCATGGAGGTGCGCCGGGCCGGGCACCCGGTGGCGCTGACCCCGACCGAGATGCGCCTGCTGCTGGAGTTCTCCTCCGCCCCGGGCACGGTCCTCTCACGCGACAAACTGCTGGAGCGGGTGTGGGACTACGGCTGGGGCGGCGACACCCGGGTCGTCGACGTCCATGTGCAGCGGCTGCGAACGAAGATCGGTCAGGACCGTATCGAGACGGTCCGCGGCTTCGGCTACAAGCTGAAGGCCTGA
- a CDS encoding SigE family RNA polymerase sigma factor → MAQGEVLEFEEYVRTRQDALLRSARRLVPDPVDAQDLLQTALARTYGRWDGIADKRLADAYLRRVMINTRTEWWRARKLEEVPTEQLPDACVDDSTEQHADRALLMDAMKVLAPKQRSVVVLRHWEQMSTEETAAALGMSAGTVKSTLHRALARLREELEARDLDARALEREERERCAAA, encoded by the coding sequence ATGGCGCAGGGCGAGGTGCTCGAGTTCGAGGAGTATGTCCGCACCCGGCAGGACGCGCTGCTGCGCAGCGCCCGGCGGCTGGTCCCGGACCCGGTCGACGCGCAGGACCTCCTGCAGACCGCCCTGGCCCGGACGTACGGCCGCTGGGACGGCATCGCGGACAAGCGGCTCGCGGACGCCTACCTGCGCCGGGTCATGATCAACACGCGGACCGAGTGGTGGCGGGCCCGCAAGCTCGAGGAAGTACCCACCGAGCAGCTCCCGGACGCCTGTGTGGACGACTCCACCGAGCAGCACGCGGACCGCGCCCTGCTGATGGACGCGATGAAGGTGCTCGCTCCGAAGCAGCGCAGTGTCGTGGTGCTGCGACACTGGGAGCAGATGTCCACGGAGGAGACGGCCGCCGCCCTCGGCATGTCGGCGGGAACGGTCAAGAGCACGCTGCACCGGGCGCTCGCCCGGCTCCGCGAGGAGCTGGAAGCCCGCGATCTGGACGCACGCGCGCTGGAGCGTGAGGAGCGGGAGCGTTGCGCGGCGGCCTGA
- a CDS encoding A/G-specific adenine glycosylase — MTAPTKPPYSSPARAGADASGADLHSPVIDWFDDNARDLPWRRPEAGAWGVMVSEFMLQQTPVSRVLPVYEQWLARWPRPADLAAEAPGEAVRAWGRLGYPRRALRLHGAAVAITERHGGDVPSDHTQLLALPGIGEYTAAAVASFAYGRRHAVLDTNVRRVFARAVTGVQYPPNATTAAERRLARALLPDDEPTAARWAAASMELGALVCTAKNETCARCPIAALCAWRLAGKPEHDGPPRRGQTYAGTDRQVRGKLLAVLRDAHAPVPQSALDRVWHEPVQRARALDGLVADGLVEPLPGGLYRLPLT, encoded by the coding sequence ATGACTGCGCCCACGAAGCCCCCGTACAGCAGCCCCGCCCGCGCCGGCGCCGACGCCTCCGGAGCGGACCTGCACTCCCCGGTGATCGACTGGTTCGACGACAACGCCCGCGACCTGCCCTGGCGGCGCCCCGAGGCCGGCGCGTGGGGTGTGATGGTCAGCGAGTTCATGCTCCAGCAGACGCCGGTCAGCCGCGTCCTGCCGGTCTACGAGCAGTGGCTCGCCCGCTGGCCGCGCCCCGCCGACCTGGCCGCGGAGGCCCCCGGCGAGGCCGTACGCGCGTGGGGGCGGCTCGGCTACCCGCGCCGCGCCCTGCGACTGCACGGCGCCGCGGTGGCGATAACGGAACGGCACGGCGGCGACGTACCGTCCGACCACACGCAGCTTCTCGCGCTGCCCGGCATCGGCGAGTACACGGCCGCGGCCGTCGCCTCCTTCGCGTACGGCCGGCGACACGCCGTCCTGGACACCAACGTCCGCCGCGTCTTCGCGCGCGCCGTCACAGGCGTGCAGTACCCGCCCAACGCCACCACGGCCGCCGAGCGCAGGCTGGCCCGCGCCCTGTTGCCCGACGACGAGCCGACCGCGGCGCGCTGGGCCGCCGCGTCCATGGAGCTCGGCGCGCTCGTCTGCACGGCGAAGAACGAGACGTGCGCACGCTGCCCGATCGCGGCGCTGTGCGCGTGGCGGCTCGCGGGCAAGCCGGAGCACGACGGGCCGCCGCGCCGCGGCCAGACCTACGCCGGCACGGACCGGCAGGTCAGGGGCAAGCTGCTCGCCGTCCTGCGGGACGCGCACGCGCCCGTGCCGCAGTCGGCCCTCGACCGTGTGTGGCACGAGCCGGTGCAACGCGCGCGGGCACTGGACGGCCTCGTCGCCGACGGACTCGTGGAACCACTGCCTGGCGGGCTGTACCGCCTGCCGCTGACCTGA
- the disA gene encoding DNA integrity scanning diadenylate cyclase DisA has protein sequence MAANDRAAAPGKSGGSSGADGLMRAALSAVAPGTALRDGLERILRGNTGGLIVLGSDRTVEAMCTGGFVLNVEFAATRLRELCKLDGGIVVSSDLSKILRAGVQLVPDPMIPTEETGTRHRTADRVSKQVGFPVVSVSQSMRLIALYVDGQRRVLEDSAAILSRANQALATLERYKLRLDEVAGTLSALEIEDLVTVRDVSAVAQRLEMVRRIATEIAEYVVELGTDGRLLALQLDELIAGVEPERELVVRDYVPEPTAKRSRTVEEALYELDALTHAELLEMSTVARALGYTGSPEALDTAVSPRGFRLLAKVPRLPGAIIDRLVEHFGGLQKLLAASVDDLQTVDGVGEARARSVREGLSRLAESSILERYV, from the coding sequence GTGGCAGCCAACGACCGGGCGGCAGCTCCCGGAAAGTCCGGTGGGAGTTCCGGTGCCGACGGCCTGATGCGTGCCGCGCTGAGCGCGGTGGCTCCCGGCACGGCCCTGCGCGACGGCCTGGAGAGGATCCTCCGCGGCAACACCGGCGGTCTCATCGTGCTGGGCTCCGACAGGACGGTCGAGGCGATGTGCACGGGCGGGTTCGTCCTGAACGTGGAGTTCGCGGCCACGCGCCTGCGTGAGCTGTGCAAGCTCGACGGCGGCATCGTGGTCTCCTCCGACCTGTCGAAGATCCTCCGGGCCGGCGTCCAGCTCGTGCCGGACCCCATGATCCCCACGGAGGAGACGGGCACCCGGCACCGTACGGCGGACCGGGTCAGCAAGCAGGTCGGCTTCCCGGTCGTCTCGGTCTCCCAGTCCATGCGCCTGATCGCCCTGTACGTCGACGGCCAGCGCCGCGTCCTGGAGGACTCCGCGGCGATCCTGTCCCGCGCGAACCAGGCCCTGGCCACCCTGGAGCGCTACAAGCTCCGCCTGGACGAGGTCGCGGGAACGTTGTCAGCGCTGGAGATCGAGGACCTGGTGACGGTCCGGGACGTCTCGGCGGTGGCCCAGCGCCTGGAGATGGTCCGTCGCATCGCCACCGAAATCGCGGAATACGTGGTCGAACTGGGCACGGACGGTCGTCTGCTCGCCCTCCAGCTCGACGAGTTGATCGCGGGCGTGGAGCCCGAGCGCGAGCTGGTGGTCCGGGACTACGTTCCCGAGCCCACCGCCAAGCGCTCCCGCACGGTCGAAGAGGCGCTGTACGAGCTGGACGCGCTCACCCACGCCGAACTGCTCGAAATGTCCACGGTCGCCCGTGCGTTGGGCTACACCGGCTCCCCCGAGGCCCTCGACACGGCGGTGTCCCCGCGCGGCTTCCGCCTGCTGGCCAAGGTGCCGCGCCTTCCCGGCGCGATCATCGACCGCCTGGTGGAGCACTTCGGCGGCCTGCAGAAGCTCCTCGCCGCGAGCGTCGACGACCTCCAGACGGTGGACGGCGTGGGCGAGGCCAGGGCCCGGAGCGTCCGCGAGGGCCTGTCACGCCTGGCGGAGTCGTCGATCCTGGAGCGGTACGTCTAG
- the radA gene encoding DNA repair protein RadA → MAARTKTTKDRPSYRCTECGWQTAKWLGRCPECQAWGTVEEYGAPAVRTTAPGRVTTSALPIGEVDGRQATARPTGVPELDRVLGGGLVPGAVVLLAGEPGVGKSTLLLDVAAKSASDEHRTLYVTGEESASQVRLRADRIGAIDDHLYLAAETDLSAVLGHLDEVKPSLLIVDSVQTVASPEIDGAPGGMAQVREVAGALIRASKERGMSTLLVGHVTKDGAIAGPRLLEHLVDVVLSFEGDRHARLRLVRGVKNRYGATDEVGCFELHDEGITGLADPSGLFLTRRAEPVPGTCLTVTLEGRRPLVAEVQALTVDSQIPSPRRTTSGLETSRVSMMLAVLEQRGRISALGKRDIYSATVGGVKLSEPAADLAIALALASAASDTPLPKNLVAIGEVGLAGEVRRVTGVQRRLAEAHRLGFTHALVPTDPGKIPAGMKVLEVADMGDALRVLPRSRRRDAPREAEDRR, encoded by the coding sequence ATGGCTGCCCGTACGAAGACCACCAAGGACCGCCCGTCCTACCGCTGCACCGAATGCGGCTGGCAGACGGCCAAGTGGCTCGGCCGGTGCCCCGAGTGCCAGGCCTGGGGGACGGTCGAGGAGTACGGCGCGCCCGCGGTCCGTACGACGGCGCCGGGGCGCGTCACCACCTCCGCCCTGCCCATCGGCGAGGTCGACGGCCGTCAGGCCACCGCCCGCCCCACCGGTGTGCCCGAGCTGGACCGCGTCCTCGGCGGCGGTCTCGTACCCGGCGCGGTCGTGCTCCTGGCCGGTGAGCCGGGCGTCGGCAAGTCGACCCTCCTGCTGGACGTGGCGGCCAAGTCGGCGAGCGACGAACACCGCACGCTGTATGTCACCGGCGAGGAGTCGGCCTCCCAGGTCCGTCTGCGCGCCGACCGGATCGGCGCCATCGACGACCACCTGTACCTCGCCGCCGAGACGGACCTGTCGGCCGTCCTGGGCCACCTGGACGAGGTGAAGCCCTCCCTGCTGATCGTGGACTCCGTGCAGACCGTGGCCTCCCCGGAGATCGACGGAGCGCCCGGCGGCATGGCCCAGGTCCGCGAGGTCGCGGGCGCCCTGATCCGCGCCTCCAAGGAACGCGGCATGTCCACGCTCCTGGTGGGCCATGTCACGAAGGACGGCGCGATCGCCGGCCCCCGCCTCCTCGAACACCTCGTGGACGTCGTCCTGAGCTTCGAGGGCGACCGGCACGCGCGCCTGCGTCTGGTGCGGGGCGTCAAGAACCGCTACGGCGCCACCGACGAGGTCGGCTGCTTCGAACTGCACGACGAGGGCATCACGGGCCTCGCCGACCCGAGCGGACTTTTCCTGACCCGTCGTGCCGAACCGGTCCCGGGGACCTGTCTGACGGTCACCCTGGAGGGCCGCCGCCCTCTGGTCGCCGAGGTGCAGGCGCTCACCGTCGACTCCCAGATCCCCTCGCCCCGCCGTACGACCTCCGGCCTGGAGACCTCCCGTGTCTCGATGATGCTGGCCGTCCTGGAGCAGCGCGGCCGGATCAGCGCGCTGGGCAAGCGGGACATCTACTCGGCGACGGTTGGCGGGGTGAAGCTCTCGGAGCCCGCCGCGGACCTGGCGATCGCCCTCGCCCTGGCCTCCGCCGCGAGCGACACCCCGCTGCCCAAGAACCTCGTCGCGATCGGCGAAGTCGGCCTCGCGGGCGAGGTCAGACGGGTCACGGGCGTCCAGCGCAGACTCGCGGAGGCCCACCGTCTGGGCTTCACGCACGCGCTCGTGCCGACCGATCCCGGCAAGATCCCCGCGGGCATGAAGGTCCTGGAAGTCGCGGACATGGGGGACGCCCTACGGGTCCTGCCGCGCTCCCGTCGCCGAGACGCCCCACGGGAGGCGGAGGACCGCCGGTAG